The following are encoded in a window of Gramella sp. MT6 genomic DNA:
- a CDS encoding NlpC/P60 family protein: MQYGICHLSIVPLRAAASHESEMTSQLLYGEHFKILEDRVHWSRIRNSFDGFEAWIDKKQYKKIEEADYYSLDEDDLQLSSDLIEYITDESGLLMPVAIGSVLNFTENLGHRFEGEKIRHRVSRKENLINTAALFLNSPHIWGGKSPFGIDNSGFTQIVYKLNGFKIQRNAAEQAKQGEALSFIEESEPGDLAFFDDNDGVIDHVGIMMKDNYIIHVDGKVRVDRIDHSGIFNSELRKHTHKLRVIKKII; this comes from the coding sequence ATGCAATACGGTATTTGCCATTTAAGTATTGTACCGCTAAGGGCCGCTGCATCTCATGAAAGCGAAATGACTTCCCAACTACTGTATGGGGAGCATTTCAAGATCCTTGAAGATCGTGTTCATTGGAGCAGAATCAGGAACTCATTCGATGGGTTTGAAGCCTGGATAGACAAAAAGCAGTATAAGAAAATCGAAGAAGCTGATTATTATTCTCTTGACGAGGACGATCTTCAGCTTTCTTCAGATCTAATCGAATATATAACCGATGAAAGTGGCTTGCTAATGCCGGTTGCAATAGGGTCTGTACTAAATTTTACGGAAAATTTAGGTCACAGGTTCGAAGGTGAAAAAATAAGGCACAGGGTTTCTAGGAAAGAAAACCTAATTAATACAGCTGCCCTGTTTTTGAACTCCCCTCATATCTGGGGCGGAAAAAGTCCGTTTGGAATAGACAACAGCGGCTTCACCCAGATCGTCTACAAATTGAATGGATTTAAGATCCAGAGGAATGCTGCGGAACAGGCAAAGCAAGGAGAAGCGCTAAGTTTTATTGAAGAAAGTGAACCAGGAGATCTGGCATTTTTTGATGATAATGATGGCGTGATAGACCATGTTGGAATAATGATGAAGGATAATTACATTATTCATGTAGACGGTAAGGTGCGTGTAGATCGAATAGACCATTCAGGAATTTTTAACTCTGAATTGCGCAAGCACACTCATAAGTTAAGAGTGATCAAAAAGATCATTTAG